In a genomic window of Pseudomonas oryzihabitans:
- a CDS encoding histidine kinase famiy protein → MTETSPASSPVPSASSQIAELGKGLGHNDIFFAAVKKTRMPMIVTDPHQPDNPIIFANEAFLRMTGYELAEVLGRNCRFLQGPDTQQEHIAEIRNALREQRDCNVELLNYRKDGTTFWNALFISPVLDPQGELIYYFASQLDVSRRRDAEDALRQAQKMEALGQLTGGIAHDFNNLLQVMVGYLDILRINLDRPELDRDKAKRHVDNTRDAVNRAATLTQQLLAFARKQRLTGRAVDLNKLITMRQARLAKALGDPFRFIFRPASGLWSCRLDPIQLETALLNIVDNARLAMLERGTGTLTLETLNIEVTGQDLAHGGLSQGHYVCIALTDTGCGMSTDILGRALDPFFTTREEGQGSGLGLSMVYGFLKQSGGLVRLYSEVGVGTCVRLYFPVAEEQVREHPAPLQVAHEDKGGSETILVVDDRPDVAALAQAILEEGGYRVLVAYNGQQALDLLARESSIDLLFSDLIMPGGMNGVMLAKEAQRRQPSLRILLTTGYANNALELEEGSSERFQILNKPYGRQDLTRAIRHMLDSAQP, encoded by the coding sequence ATGACCGAAACCTCACCCGCATCCTCTCCCGTACCGTCCGCGTCGTCGCAGATCGCGGAGCTGGGCAAGGGTCTCGGACACAACGACATCTTCTTCGCCGCGGTGAAGAAGACCCGTATGCCGATGATCGTGACGGACCCGCACCAGCCGGACAACCCCATCATCTTCGCCAACGAGGCCTTCCTGCGGATGACCGGCTACGAGCTCGCCGAGGTGCTGGGCCGCAACTGTCGCTTCCTGCAGGGCCCCGATACCCAGCAGGAGCATATCGCCGAGATTCGCAATGCCCTGCGTGAGCAGCGCGATTGCAACGTCGAGCTGCTCAATTACCGCAAGGACGGTACGACCTTCTGGAACGCGCTGTTCATCTCGCCGGTGCTCGATCCCCAGGGCGAGCTGATCTATTACTTCGCCTCGCAACTGGACGTCTCCCGGCGGCGCGATGCCGAGGACGCCCTGCGCCAGGCGCAGAAGATGGAAGCCCTGGGGCAGCTCACCGGGGGTATCGCCCACGACTTCAACAACCTGCTGCAGGTCATGGTCGGCTATCTGGATATCCTGAGGATCAATCTGGATCGCCCCGAATTGGACCGCGATAAAGCCAAGCGCCATGTCGACAATACCCGCGACGCGGTGAATCGGGCGGCAACCCTGACGCAGCAACTGCTGGCCTTCGCCCGCAAGCAGCGCCTGACCGGACGGGCGGTGGATCTGAACAAGTTGATCACGATGCGCCAGGCGCGCCTGGCCAAGGCGCTCGGCGATCCCTTCCGCTTCATTTTCAGACCGGCCTCGGGGTTGTGGAGTTGCCGTCTCGATCCGATCCAACTGGAAACCGCCCTGCTCAACATCGTCGACAACGCGCGCCTGGCGATGCTGGAGCGTGGGACCGGCACCCTGACGCTGGAAACCCTGAACATCGAGGTCACCGGCCAGGACCTGGCGCACGGTGGGTTATCGCAAGGGCATTACGTCTGCATCGCGCTGACCGACACCGGTTGCGGGATGTCCACCGACATCCTGGGCCGGGCGCTGGATCCGTTCTTCACCACCCGCGAGGAGGGCCAGGGCAGCGGTCTGGGGCTGTCGATGGTCTATGGCTTCCTCAAGCAGTCGGGCGGTCTGGTCCGGCTGTATTCCGAAGTCGGCGTGGGCACCTGCGTGCGACTTTATTTCCCCGTCGCCGAAGAGCAGGTCAGGGAGCATCCCGCTCCGCTGCAGGTCGCCCATGAAGACAAGGGCGGCTCGGAAACCATCCTGGTGGTGGACGACCGACCGGATGTGGCGGCCCTGGCGCAAGCCATTCTGGAGGAAGGCGGCTACCGGGTATTGGTGGCCTATAACGGCCAGCAGGCCCTCGATCTGCTCGCACGTGAGAGCTCCATCGACCTGCTGTTCAGCGACCTGATCATGCCGGGCGGGATGAATGGGGTCATGCTGGCCAAGGAGGCGCAGCGGCGCCAACCGAGTCTGCGCATCCTGCTCACCACGGGCTATGCCAACAACGCCCTCGAACTCGAGGAGGGCAGCAGTGAGCGCTTTCAGATCCTCAACAAGCCCTATGGCCGCCAGGATCTGACCCGCGCCATCCGCCACATGCTGGACAGCGCCCAGCCATGA
- a CDS encoding exopolysaccharide biosynthesis protein translates to MRDEALERDAASCDTGPAGPVDLQSFLACLERVGNSPEQVSVQHLIDAIGSRSFGPMILLPGVLAISPLTGIPGIATAIAVFVMLVSGQLLLGRDHFWLPRWVLERNVSRRKLRKSLRLMQKPARWVDKVVRPRLRVLTSRPAHFVTALLCILIAATMPVLDLVPFANTTAGLALTSFALSLIARDGLLFLLALGFCTGIVWFILELLVF, encoded by the coding sequence ATGAGGGACGAGGCCCTGGAGCGCGACGCCGCCAGCTGCGACACCGGGCCTGCGGGTCCGGTCGATCTCCAGAGCTTCCTCGCTTGCCTGGAGCGAGTCGGTAACAGTCCAGAGCAAGTGTCGGTGCAGCATCTGATCGACGCCATCGGCAGCCGCTCCTTCGGCCCCATGATCCTGCTGCCGGGGGTGCTGGCCATCTCGCCGCTGACCGGCATCCCCGGTATCGCGACCGCCATCGCGGTCTTCGTGATGCTGGTGAGTGGTCAATTGCTGCTCGGCCGCGACCACTTCTGGCTACCGCGCTGGGTATTGGAACGTAACGTCTCGCGGCGCAAACTGCGCAAGTCGCTCAGGCTGATGCAGAAACCCGCGCGGTGGGTGGACAAGGTGGTCAGGCCGCGCCTGCGAGTGCTGACCTCGCGGCCGGCGCACTTCGTCACCGCCCTGCTCTGCATCCTGATCGCCGCGACCATGCCGGTGCTCGACCTGGTTCCCTTCGCCAACACCACGGCGGGCCTGGCGCTGACCTCCTTCGCGCTGTCGCTGATCGCCCGCGACGGCCTGTTGTTTTTGCTGGCGCTGGGCTTCTGCACCGGCATCGTCTGGTTCATTCTGGAGCTGTTGGTGTTTTGA
- a CDS encoding histone deacetylase family protein, with the protein MSARLPLVYHEDYSPPFPAGHRFPMEKFRLLQEHLSTTGILGSDNWHRPEPCPDDLLALAHAPSYIQAFRAGELAPPLQRQLGLPWSEALVRRTIRAVGGSLLTLELALRHGLACHLAGGTHHAHHDYPAGFCIFNDLAILALSLLESGRAGRVLILDCDVHQGDGTARILAEVPDAITVSLHCATNYPARKAQSDWDIPLPRGLNDAGYLRVLDDALSYLLPFYQPDVVLYDAGVDVHRDDALGYLDLTDAGLAARDGFVLRRCLAADIPVVGVIGGGYCADRVALAQRHGILHHTATQVWHELGLN; encoded by the coding sequence TTGAGCGCCCGCCTGCCGCTGGTCTACCACGAGGACTACAGTCCGCCCTTCCCTGCCGGCCATCGCTTTCCGATGGAGAAGTTTCGGCTGCTACAGGAGCACCTGAGCACCACGGGCATCCTGGGATCGGACAATTGGCATCGGCCCGAACCCTGTCCGGACGACCTGCTCGCCCTGGCTCACGCGCCCTCCTACATCCAGGCCTTCCGAGCGGGCGAACTGGCGCCGCCGCTACAACGCCAACTGGGGTTACCCTGGAGCGAAGCCCTGGTACGTCGCACCATCCGCGCCGTGGGCGGTTCCCTGCTCACCCTCGAACTGGCGTTACGCCATGGCCTGGCCTGCCACCTCGCCGGCGGTACCCACCATGCACACCACGATTACCCGGCGGGATTCTGCATCTTCAACGACCTGGCCATCCTCGCCCTGTCGCTGCTGGAGAGCGGGCGCGCCGGGCGGGTTCTGATCCTGGATTGCGACGTACATCAGGGCGACGGTACGGCCCGCATCCTCGCCGAGGTGCCGGACGCCATCACCGTGTCCTTGCACTGTGCGACCAACTATCCGGCGCGCAAGGCCCAGAGCGACTGGGATATTCCCCTGCCGCGCGGGCTGAACGACGCGGGCTATCTACGGGTGCTCGACGATGCCCTGAGCTACCTGTTGCCCTTCTATCAGCCAGACGTCGTGCTCTATGACGCCGGCGTGGACGTACACCGTGACGACGCCCTGGGTTATCTGGACCTGACCGATGCGGGGCTCGCCGCCCGTGACGGCTTCGTCTTGCGACGCTGCCTGGCGGCGGATATACCGGTGGTAGGGGTGATCGGCGGCGGTTATTGCGCCGATCGCGTGGCCCTGGCCCAGCGCCACGGCATTCTGCACCACACGGCGACCCAGGTCTGGCATGAGCTGGGCCTGAACTGA
- a CDS encoding NYN domain-containing protein yields MSKTAKTPESSQARLAVLIDADNAPAAIVDGLMAEIARFGVASVKRIYGDWTQPQLNSWKKVLLDHSIQPVQQFGYTKGKNATDSALIIDAMDLLYTRRFDGFCLVSSDSDFTRLAARLREEGLTVYGFGEEKTPDPFVSACDRFIYTEILRSKPREESREVSSTSDKPATTNRGKPKLSTILKLIEQAVEDASDEGGWANLGMVGANLGKVRPDFDARLYGHRKFSGLVKAHGDRFEVQERDPADGSSGKAVYIRNR; encoded by the coding sequence ATGAGCAAGACCGCTAAGACCCCCGAATCGAGTCAGGCGCGCCTGGCCGTGCTGATCGACGCCGACAACGCCCCGGCTGCCATCGTCGACGGCCTCATGGCCGAGATCGCCCGCTTCGGCGTGGCCAGCGTCAAGCGTATCTATGGCGACTGGACCCAGCCGCAACTGAACAGCTGGAAGAAGGTACTGCTCGACCATTCCATTCAACCGGTGCAGCAGTTCGGCTACACCAAGGGCAAGAACGCCACCGACAGCGCCCTGATCATCGACGCCATGGACCTGCTCTACACCCGCCGCTTCGACGGCTTCTGCCTGGTCTCCAGCGACAGCGACTTCACCCGTTTGGCCGCGCGGCTGCGTGAAGAAGGGCTGACGGTCTACGGCTTCGGCGAGGAAAAGACGCCGGACCCCTTCGTCTCAGCCTGCGACAGATTCATTTACACCGAGATCCTCAGGTCCAAGCCGCGCGAAGAGTCGCGCGAAGTCAGCAGCACCTCGGACAAGCCGGCTACCACCAATCGCGGCAAGCCCAAGCTGAGCACCATCCTCAAGCTGATCGAGCAGGCCGTGGAAGACGCCTCCGACGAGGGCGGCTGGGCCAACCTGGGCATGGTCGGCGCCAACCTGGGCAAGGTGCGACCCGACTTCGACGCCCGCCTCTACGGTCATCGCAAGTTCAGCGGCCTGGTGAAGGCCCATGGCGATCGCTTCGAGGTCCAGGAACGGGATCCGGCCGATGGCAGTTCCGGCAAGGCGGTGTATATCCGCAATCGTTGA
- a CDS encoding zinc-dependent alcohol dehydrogenase — protein MRALTYHGAHDVRVDTVPDPTIQDADDIVLRVTATAICGSDLHLYRGKIPTVEHGDIFGHEFMGIVEETGPGVTAVQKGDRVVIPFVIACGSCFFCNQDLYAACETTNTGRGAILNKKQIPPGAALFGFSHLYGGVPGGQAEYVRVPKANTGPFKVPGTLADEKVLFLSDILPTAWQAVLNAGIGQGSSIAIYGAGPVGLLSAACAKMLGAERIFMVDHHPYRLAYAQRTYGVIPINFDEDDDPAATIIEQTPGKRGVDGVVDAVGFEAKGSTTETILANLKLEGSSGKALRQCIAAVRRGGSVSVPGVYAGFIHGFLFGDAFDKGLTFKMGQTHVQRYLPELLEHIERGDLAPEAIITHRLSLEQAVDGYKIFDKKQEDCRKVILTPGRTEPIIPERLEEPLAAPLGQAGVV, from the coding sequence ATGCGAGCCTTGACCTACCACGGTGCCCACGATGTCCGCGTCGATACCGTACCCGATCCGACCATCCAGGACGCCGACGACATCGTCCTGCGGGTGACCGCCACGGCCATCTGCGGCTCGGACCTGCACCTGTATCGCGGCAAGATTCCCACCGTGGAGCACGGCGACATCTTCGGCCATGAGTTCATGGGCATCGTCGAGGAGACCGGACCGGGGGTCACCGCCGTGCAGAAGGGCGACCGGGTGGTGATTCCTTTCGTCATCGCCTGCGGCAGCTGCTTCTTCTGCAACCAGGATCTCTACGCCGCCTGCGAGACCACCAATACCGGGCGTGGCGCCATCCTCAACAAGAAGCAGATTCCGCCGGGCGCTGCGCTGTTCGGCTTCAGCCATCTCTATGGCGGCGTGCCAGGCGGCCAGGCCGAATACGTGCGGGTGCCCAAGGCCAACACAGGTCCCTTCAAGGTGCCGGGCACCCTGGCCGACGAGAAGGTGCTGTTCCTCTCCGACATCCTGCCCACCGCCTGGCAGGCCGTGCTCAATGCCGGCATCGGCCAGGGCTCCAGCATCGCCATCTACGGCGCCGGACCGGTGGGCCTGCTGTCGGCGGCCTGCGCCAAGATGCTCGGCGCCGAGCGCATCTTCATGGTCGATCACCATCCCTATCGCCTGGCCTATGCGCAGCGGACCTATGGCGTGATCCCGATCAATTTCGATGAGGACGACGATCCGGCCGCCACCATCATCGAACAGACGCCGGGCAAGCGCGGGGTGGACGGGGTGGTGGATGCCGTGGGCTTCGAGGCCAAGGGCAGCACCACCGAGACCATTCTCGCCAACCTGAAGTTGGAAGGCAGCAGCGGCAAGGCCCTGCGCCAGTGCATCGCCGCGGTCCGCCGCGGGGGAAGCGTCAGCGTGCCGGGCGTCTATGCCGGCTTCATCCATGGCTTCCTGTTCGGCGATGCTTTCGACAAGGGCCTGACCTTCAAGATGGGCCAGACTCACGTGCAGCGCTATCTACCGGAGCTACTAGAGCACATCGAGCGCGGCGACCTGGCGCCGGAGGCGATCATCACCCACCGGTTATCCCTGGAGCAGGCGGTCGACGGCTATAAGATCTTCGACAAGAAGCAGGAGGACTGCCGCAAGGTGATCCTCACGCCTGGGCGGACCGAGCCGATCATTCCCGAGCGCCTGGAAGAACCCCTGGCGGCGCCGCTGGGTCAGGCCGGCGTGGTCTAG
- a CDS encoding TIGR03862 family flavoprotein — translation MSLLSATPVVAVIGGGPAGLMAAETLAAAGVPVDLFDAMPSVGRKFLLAGVGGMNITHAEEQAAFRQRYRERESGVSPWLDSFDSDALRAWIHELGIETFVGTSGRVFPTDMKAAPLLRAWLHRLRDQGVRIHTRSRWLGWDAEGRLRLATPDGERSVQAQACVLALGGGSWPRLGSDGAWQALLAERGIALRPLEPANCGFEVAGWSDLLKTRHAGAPIKPAALALSGQPPRQGEFVLTETGIEGSLVYALSAEIRAAIARDGQATLTLDLAPQRELADLSRALAKPRGNQSLANHLRRQAGIEGARAALLRELAPAEAFQDMTRLAQACKAVPLTVVRPRPLAEAISSAGGVPLEALDEGLMLRQLPGVFCAGEMLDWEAPTGGYLLTACFASGRAAGQGVLRWLAQR, via the coding sequence ATGTCTCTCCTTTCCGCCACGCCCGTCGTCGCTGTCATCGGGGGTGGCCCCGCCGGGCTGATGGCGGCCGAGACTCTGGCCGCCGCAGGGGTTCCTGTGGACCTCTTCGATGCCATGCCTTCGGTGGGCCGCAAATTCCTGCTGGCCGGCGTGGGTGGCATGAACATCACCCATGCCGAGGAGCAGGCTGCCTTTCGCCAGCGTTATCGCGAGCGCGAGAGCGGCGTCAGCCCCTGGCTCGACAGCTTCGATAGCGATGCCCTGCGCGCCTGGATTCATGAGCTGGGTATCGAGACCTTTGTCGGCACCTCGGGCCGGGTTTTTCCCACCGACATGAAGGCCGCTCCCCTGCTGCGGGCCTGGCTGCATCGCCTGCGCGACCAGGGCGTACGCATCCACACCCGCAGTCGCTGGCTAGGCTGGGACGCCGAGGGCCGGCTGCGCCTGGCCACGCCCGACGGCGAGCGTAGCGTCCAGGCCCAGGCCTGCGTGCTGGCGCTCGGCGGCGGCAGTTGGCCGCGCCTGGGGTCGGACGGCGCCTGGCAGGCACTGCTGGCCGAGCGGGGTATCGCACTGCGACCGTTGGAGCCGGCCAACTGCGGTTTCGAGGTAGCGGGTTGGAGCGACTTGCTCAAGACCCGCCATGCCGGCGCCCCCATCAAGCCCGCCGCCCTGGCCCTGTCCGGCCAGCCGCCGCGCCAGGGCGAGTTCGTGCTGACCGAAACGGGGATCGAAGGCAGCCTCGTCTATGCGCTGTCGGCGGAGATTCGGGCGGCCATCGCCCGCGATGGTCAGGCCACCCTGACGCTGGACCTCGCCCCGCAACGGGAGCTCGCGGATCTGAGCCGCGCCCTCGCCAAGCCCAGGGGTAATCAATCCCTGGCCAACCACCTGCGCCGCCAGGCCGGGATCGAGGGCGCCCGGGCTGCCCTGCTCCGCGAACTGGCACCGGCCGAAGCCTTCCAAGACATGACCCGGCTGGCCCAGGCCTGCAAGGCCGTACCTCTTACGGTGGTAAGGCCGCGCCCGCTGGCCGAGGCCATCAGCAGCGCTGGCGGCGTCCCCTTGGAGGCGCTGGATGAGGGCCTGATGCTCAGGCAACTGCCCGGCGTCTTTTGCGCGGGCGAGATGCTCGACTGGGAGGCGCCCACCGGTGGCTATCTGCTCACCGCCTGCTTCGCCAGCGGGCGGGCGGCAGGCCAGGGGGTATTGCGCTGGCTAGCGCAACGCTAG
- a CDS encoding alkaline phosphatase family protein has translation MIDASALPPVLAGPLLRRVESSRLLLWLVTTGAEAPGPRLWQDGIELALRSEVRCLRLGEQAYLQLIEVWPEAALPTDVFIDYDVQLPAGGMRDWAPHLLQADGGLPRFVLRARFDHLLHGSCRKPHHASADGLVAVDRLVQGCNTAQERPAALLLTGDQVYADDVAGPMLLAVQALIRRLGLYGELLEGAVVADSEALMAHAANLYHREDLLPAFKSNRALRERFFGGVEKPIFTSTNAHNHLVTLSEVLALYLLCWSPTPWTLIDVEPPALDEQDRERYARESRCIEAFVATLPQAARALASVPTLMIFDDHDVTDDWNLSARWEETAYGHPFSRRIIGNALLAYLLCQAWGNAPESVAEPLAATERLLATAGDDGRLDCPVQNTCIDDLLAFQGWHYVLKTEPPLIVLDTRTRRWRSERRLEHPSGLMDWEALCELQQDLLDHPSAVIVSAAPMFGVKLIEAVQRIFTWFGQPLMVDAENWMAHPGAAKTMLNIFRHRRTPGNYVVLSGDVHYSFVYDIRIRDRRGEPRLWQITSSGIKNEFPPRLLATLDRLNRWLYAPWSPLNGFTKRRRWELQPRLPDRRDAGERLWNGAGMGQVLLDAEGRPAVIRQHNADGSPATEFVERS, from the coding sequence ATGATCGACGCGAGTGCCTTACCCCCGGTATTGGCTGGTCCGCTGCTGCGGCGGGTCGAGTCGTCGCGGCTGTTGCTCTGGTTGGTGACCACCGGTGCCGAGGCACCTGGTCCGCGGCTGTGGCAGGACGGCATCGAGCTGGCGCTGCGTAGCGAGGTGCGCTGCCTGCGCCTGGGCGAACAGGCCTATCTGCAGTTGATCGAGGTCTGGCCGGAGGCGGCGTTGCCAACGGATGTCTTCATCGACTACGACGTGCAACTGCCCGCTGGCGGGATGCGCGACTGGGCGCCGCATCTGCTACAGGCCGACGGGGGCTTGCCGCGCTTCGTCTTGCGGGCCCGCTTCGATCATCTGCTGCACGGTTCCTGCCGCAAGCCCCACCATGCTTCGGCCGATGGGCTGGTCGCGGTCGATCGTCTGGTGCAGGGCTGCAACACCGCCCAGGAACGACCGGCGGCTTTGCTGCTCACCGGAGACCAGGTCTACGCCGACGACGTGGCCGGGCCCATGCTGCTGGCCGTGCAGGCGCTGATCCGCCGCCTCGGGCTGTATGGCGAGTTGCTCGAAGGCGCCGTGGTGGCGGACAGCGAGGCACTGATGGCCCATGCGGCCAACCTCTACCATCGCGAGGACTTGCTGCCGGCCTTCAAGTCCAACCGAGCGCTGCGCGAACGCTTCTTCGGTGGGGTGGAGAAACCTATTTTCACCTCCACCAATGCGCACAATCACCTGGTGACCCTGAGCGAGGTCCTGGCCCTCTACCTGCTGTGCTGGTCGCCGACGCCCTGGACCCTGATCGACGTCGAACCGCCGGCGCTGGACGAGCAGGACCGCGAGCGCTATGCCCGGGAGTCGCGCTGCATCGAGGCCTTCGTCGCGACGTTGCCCCAGGCGGCGCGCGCCCTGGCCAGCGTGCCGACGCTGATGATCTTCGACGACCACGATGTCACCGACGACTGGAATCTGTCCGCGCGCTGGGAGGAAACCGCCTACGGCCATCCCTTCTCGCGGCGGATCATCGGCAATGCGCTGCTGGCCTATCTGCTGTGCCAGGCCTGGGGCAATGCGCCCGAATCGGTGGCCGAGCCCCTGGCGGCCACGGAGCGACTGCTGGCCACGGCGGGGGACGATGGCCGGCTGGATTGCCCGGTGCAGAACACCTGTATTGATGATCTCCTGGCTTTCCAAGGTTGGCACTACGTCCTCAAGACCGAACCGCCGCTGATCGTGCTGGACACCCGCACCCGGCGCTGGCGCAGTGAGCGCCGGCTCGAACATCCCTCAGGCTTGATGGATTGGGAGGCCTTATGCGAGCTGCAACAGGATTTGCTGGACCATCCCTCGGCGGTGATCGTCTCGGCAGCGCCCATGTTCGGCGTCAAGTTGATCGAGGCGGTACAGCGCATCTTCACCTGGTTCGGCCAGCCGCTGATGGTGGACGCCGAGAACTGGATGGCCCATCCCGGTGCGGCCAAGACCATGCTCAACATCTTTCGCCACCGGCGCACCCCGGGCAACTACGTGGTGCTCTCCGGCGACGTGCATTACTCCTTCGTCTACGACATCCGCATCCGCGATAGACGCGGAGAGCCGCGGCTCTGGCAGATCACCAGCAGCGGCATCAAGAACGAGTTTCCGCCGCGCCTGCTGGCGACGCTGGATAGGCTCAACCGCTGGCTCTATGCACCCTGGTCGCCGCTCAATGGCTTCACCAAGCGGCGTCGCTGGGAACTGCAGCCACGGCTACCGGATCGGCGTGACGCCGGTGAACGCCTGTGGAACGGCGCCGGCATGGGCCAGGTGCTGCTGGACGCGGAAGGCCGGCCGGCGGTGATCCGCCAGCACAATGCCGATGGCTCGCCGGCGACGGAGTTCGTCGAGCGTTCCTAG
- a CDS encoding DEAD/DEAH box helicase, which yields MTFADLGLIEPLLSALTALEHSSPTPIQRQAIPAVLAGRDLLAAAQTGTGKTGAFGLPLLQRLVQEGPAVSPNHIRALILTPTRELAEQVHASLRDYAQNLPLRTAVAYGGVSINPQMMKLRKGVDVLVATPGRLLDLFNQNAVRFDQVQLLVLDEADRMLDLGFSRQLGELFVMLPRKRQTLLFSATFSDAVRQLAAPVLRDPQTIDVSPRNTAAVTVKQWVIPVDKKRKTELFLHLYRSGRRQQVLVFAKTRKGVEQLVEALQAEGLAAESIHGDKPQPARLRALARFKAGEADILVATDVAARGLDIQDLPLVVNLDLPIVAEDYVHRIGRTGRAGNQGQAVSLVCADEVEQLAAIETLIGQVLPRRDEPDFIPDHRVPETRPNGLVVKKPKKPKKPKVGAPVSDKPLGRWVEDGKPKVKSVRKAPGFGKARKKP from the coding sequence ATGACCTTTGCCGACCTCGGCCTCATCGAGCCGCTGCTGAGCGCCCTCACCGCACTGGAGCACAGCTCCCCTACTCCCATCCAGCGCCAGGCGATCCCGGCGGTGCTGGCCGGTCGCGACCTGCTGGCTGCGGCCCAGACCGGTACCGGCAAGACCGGCGCCTTCGGCCTGCCGCTGCTGCAGCGGCTGGTGCAGGAAGGTCCGGCGGTATCGCCCAACCACATCCGCGCCCTGATCCTGACCCCTACCCGCGAACTGGCCGAGCAGGTCCACGCCAGCCTGCGTGACTATGCCCAGAACCTGCCGCTGCGTACCGCCGTGGCCTACGGTGGCGTCAGCATCAATCCGCAGATGATGAAGCTGCGCAAAGGCGTGGACGTGCTGGTGGCGACCCCGGGGCGCCTGCTCGACCTGTTCAACCAGAACGCCGTGCGCTTCGACCAGGTGCAGCTGCTGGTGCTGGACGAAGCCGATCGCATGCTCGACCTGGGCTTTTCCCGGCAGTTGGGCGAGTTGTTCGTCATGCTGCCGCGCAAGCGCCAGACCCTGCTGTTCTCGGCGACCTTCTCCGATGCCGTACGCCAGCTGGCCGCCCCGGTGCTGCGCGATCCCCAGACCATCGACGTCAGTCCGCGCAACACCGCCGCCGTCACCGTCAAGCAGTGGGTGATACCGGTCGACAAGAAGCGCAAGACCGAGCTATTCCTGCACCTCTATCGCAGCGGACGCCGTCAGCAGGTGCTGGTATTCGCCAAGACGCGCAAGGGCGTGGAGCAACTGGTGGAAGCCCTGCAGGCCGAAGGCCTGGCGGCGGAATCCATCCATGGCGACAAGCCCCAGCCGGCCCGGCTGCGCGCCCTCGCCCGCTTCAAGGCCGGCGAGGCCGACATCCTGGTGGCCACCGACGTGGCCGCCCGTGGCCTGGATATCCAGGACCTGCCGCTAGTGGTCAACCTGGATCTGCCCATCGTGGCGGAAGACTATGTCCACCGCATCGGCCGGACCGGGCGCGCCGGCAACCAGGGCCAGGCGGTATCGCTGGTGTGCGCGGACGAGGTGGAGCAACTGGCGGCCATCGAGACGCTGATCGGCCAGGTCCTGCCACGCCGCGACGAGCCGGACTTCATCCCCGATCACCGCGTCCCCGAGACCCGCCCCAACGGGCTGGTGGTGAAGAAGCCCAAGAAGCCGAAGAAACCCAAGGTCGGCGCGCCGGTGTCGGACAAACCCCTGGGGCGCTGGGTGGAAGACGGCAAGCCCAAGGTCAAGTCGGTGCGCAAGGCACCCGGCTTCGGCAAGGCGCGCAAGAAGCCCTGA